Proteins encoded together in one Canis aureus isolate CA01 chromosome 21, VMU_Caureus_v.1.0, whole genome shotgun sequence window:
- the ROM1 gene encoding rod outer segment membrane protein 1 has product MAPVLPLVLPLQPRIRLAQGLWLLSWLLALAGGLTLLCSGHLLVQLWHLSTFLAPSCPFAALPQVALAAGTVALGTGLVGAGASRASLDAAQYPPWRKVLGPLLVAGTAAGGGLLVFALGLTLALPGSLDTGLEEGLGTALAHYKDTEVPGHCHAKRLLDELQLRHHCCGRHGYKDWFGVQWVSSRYLDPSDQDVVDRIQSNVEGLYLIDGVPFSCCNPHSPRPCLQSRLSDPHAHPLFDPRQPNLNLWTQGCHAALLGHLQSLASTLGSTLTVTFMLQILVLLGLRYLQTALEGLGGVIDGEGEAQGYLFPSGLKDMLKTAWLQAGVAHRPAPEEAPAEEAPPKEGLPEA; this is encoded by the exons ATGGCGCCGGTGTTGCCCTTGGTGCTGCCCCTGCAGCCCCGCATCCGTCTGGCACAGGGGCTCTGGCTCCTCTCCTGGCTGCTGGCGTTGGCGGGTGGCCTCACCCTTCTCTGTAGCGGGCACCTCCTGGTTCAGCTGTGGCACCTCAGCACCTTCTTGGCTCCCTCCTGCCCATTTGCCGCCCTGCCCCAGGTTGCCCTGGCAGCCGGCACGGTGGCTCTGGGCACAGGCCTGGTGGGTGCAGGAGCCAGCAGGGCCAGTCTGGATGCAGCTCAATACCCTCCGTGGAGAAAGGTCCTCGGCCCGCTGCTGGTGGCCGGCACAGCTGCAGGCGGAGGTCTTCTGGTCTTCGCCCTGGGGCTGACCCTGGCTTTACCTGGGAGTCTGGACACTGGGCTGGAGGAGGGCCTGGGGACTGCCTTGGCTCACTATAAAGACACAGAGGTGCCCGGACACTGTCATGCCAAACGGCTGTTGGATGAGCTCCAGCTGAGGCACCACTGCTGTGGGCGGCACGGATACAAGGATTGGTTTGGGGTCCAGTGGGTCAGCAGCCGTTACTTGGATCCCAGTGACCAGGACGTGGTTGA TCGGATCCAGAGCAACGTGGAAGGCCTGTATCTGATCGATGGTGTCCCTTTTTCCTGCTGCAACCCCCACTCGCCCAGACCTTGCCTGCAAAGCCGGCTCTCAGACCCCCACGCACACCCTCTCTTTGATCCCCGTCAGCCCAACCTAAACCTCTGGACACAAGGATGCCACGCAGCACTGCTGGGGCACCTGCAGAGCTTGGCGAGCACACTGGGCAGCACGCTGACTGTCACCTTCATGTTGCAG ATTCtggtgctcctgggcctgcggtACCTCCAGACGGCACTGGAGGGGCTTGGAGGAGTCAtcgatggggagggagaggcccaGGGCTATCTCTTTCCCAGTGGGCTGAAAGACATGCTGAAAACAGCATGGCTACAGGCGGGGGTTGCTCACAGGCCAGCACCTGAGGAGGCCCCAGCAGAAGAGGCACCTCCTAAGGAGGGTCTACCTGAGGCCTAG
- the B3GAT3 gene encoding galactosylgalactosylxylosylprotein 3-beta-glucuronosyltransferase 3 isoform X1 codes for MKLKLKNVFLAYFLVSIAGLLYALVQLGQPCDCLPPLRAAAEQLRQKDLRISQLQADLRRPPPAPAQPPEPEALPTIYVVTPTYARLVQKAELVRLSQTLSLVPRLHWLLVEDAEGPTPLVSGLLAASGLLFTHLAVLTPKAQRLREGEPGWVRPRGVEQRNRALDWLRSGGGAVGGEKDPPPAGTRGVVYFADDDNTYSRELFEEMRWTRGVSVWPVGLVGGLRFEGPQVQDGRVVGFHTAWEPNRPFPVDMAGFAVALSLLLAKPNAQFDATAPRGHLESSLLSHLVDPKDLEPRAANCTRVLVWHTRTEKPKMKQEEQLQRQGRGSDPAVEV; via the exons ATGAAGCTGAAGCTGAAGAACGTGTTTCTCGCCTACTTCCTGGTGTCGATCGCAGGCCTCCTCTACGCGCTGGTGCAGCTCG GTCAGCCATGTgactgcctccctcccctgcggGCAGCAGCAGAGCAGCTTCGGCAGAAGGATCTGAGGATTTCCCAGCTGCAAGCTGATCTCCGgcgcccaccccctgcccctgcccagccccctgaACCTGAGGCCCTGCCTACTATCTATGTTGTTACCCCCACCTATGCCAG GCTGGTGCAGAAAGCGGAGTTGGTGCGGCTGTCCCAGACACTGAGCCTGGTGCCCCGGCTGCATTGGCTGCTGGTGGAGGATGCTGAGGGCCCCACCCCATTGGTCTCAGGGCTGCTGGCTGCCTCGGGCCTCCTCTTCACACACCTGGCGGTCCTCACCCCCAAGGCCCAGCGGCTCAGAGAGGGTGAGCCAGGCTGGGTTCGGCCCCGTGGTGTAGAACAACGCAACAGGGCCCTCGACTGGCTCCGGAGTGGAGGGGGTGCTGTCGGGGGAGAGAAGGACCCCCCCCCAGCCGGCACCCGGGGAGTCGTGTACTTTGCTGATGATGACAACACCTACAGCCGGGAACTCTTTGAGGAG ATGCGCTGGACCCGTGGTGTCTCAGTGTGGCCCGTGGGGCTGGTGGGCGGCCTGCGATTTGAGGGCCCTCAGGTACAGGATGGCCGGGTTGTGGGCTTCCACACGGCATGGGAGCCCAACAGGCCCTTCCCAGTGGATATGGCAGGATTTGCTGTTGCCCTGTCCTTGCTGTTGGCTAAGCCCAATGCCCAGTTTGATGCTACTGCTCCCCGGGGCCACCTGGAGAGCAGTCTCCTGAGTCACCTTGTGGATCCCAAGGACCTGGAGCCCCGGGCAGCTAACTGCACTCGG gtcctggtgtggcatacACGGACAGAGAAGCCCAAGATGAAGCAGGAGGAACAGCTACAGCGGCAGGGCCGAGGCTCAGACCCAGCTGTTGAGGTGTGA
- the B3GAT3 gene encoding galactosylgalactosylxylosylprotein 3-beta-glucuronosyltransferase 3 isoform X2, translated as MKLKLKNVFLAYFLVSIAGLLYALVQLGQPCDCLPPLRAAAEQLRQKDLRISQLQADLRRPPPAPAQPPEPEALPTIYVVTPTYARLVQKAELVRLSQTLSLVPRLHWLLVEDAEGPTPLVSGLLAASGLLFTHLAVLTPKAQRLREGEPGWVRPRGVEQRNRALDWLRSGGGAVGGEKDPPPAGTRGVVYFADDDNTYSRELFEEMRWTRGVSVWPVGLVGGLRFEGPQVQDGRVVGFHTAWEPNRPFPVDMAGFAVALSLLLAKPNAQFDATAPRGHLESSLLSHLVDPKDLEPRAANCTRVRGWRSWCGIHGQRSPR; from the exons ATGAAGCTGAAGCTGAAGAACGTGTTTCTCGCCTACTTCCTGGTGTCGATCGCAGGCCTCCTCTACGCGCTGGTGCAGCTCG GTCAGCCATGTgactgcctccctcccctgcggGCAGCAGCAGAGCAGCTTCGGCAGAAGGATCTGAGGATTTCCCAGCTGCAAGCTGATCTCCGgcgcccaccccctgcccctgcccagccccctgaACCTGAGGCCCTGCCTACTATCTATGTTGTTACCCCCACCTATGCCAG GCTGGTGCAGAAAGCGGAGTTGGTGCGGCTGTCCCAGACACTGAGCCTGGTGCCCCGGCTGCATTGGCTGCTGGTGGAGGATGCTGAGGGCCCCACCCCATTGGTCTCAGGGCTGCTGGCTGCCTCGGGCCTCCTCTTCACACACCTGGCGGTCCTCACCCCCAAGGCCCAGCGGCTCAGAGAGGGTGAGCCAGGCTGGGTTCGGCCCCGTGGTGTAGAACAACGCAACAGGGCCCTCGACTGGCTCCGGAGTGGAGGGGGTGCTGTCGGGGGAGAGAAGGACCCCCCCCCAGCCGGCACCCGGGGAGTCGTGTACTTTGCTGATGATGACAACACCTACAGCCGGGAACTCTTTGAGGAG ATGCGCTGGACCCGTGGTGTCTCAGTGTGGCCCGTGGGGCTGGTGGGCGGCCTGCGATTTGAGGGCCCTCAGGTACAGGATGGCCGGGTTGTGGGCTTCCACACGGCATGGGAGCCCAACAGGCCCTTCCCAGTGGATATGGCAGGATTTGCTGTTGCCCTGTCCTTGCTGTTGGCTAAGCCCAATGCCCAGTTTGATGCTACTGCTCCCCGGGGCCACCTGGAGAGCAGTCTCCTGAGTCACCTTGTGGATCCCAAGGACCTGGAGCCCCGGGCAGCTAACTGCACTCGGGTAAGGGGCTGGAG gtcctggtgtggcatacACGGACAGAGAAGCCCAAGATGA